TCACATATTTTGATACAGCAGATATGTATGATAAAGGAGTTAATGAAAATGTTGTTGGAAAAGCACTTCAGAAGTATCAGCAGCGAGATGACATAGTTATTGGTACTAAAGTAGGTAATCGTTTAACAAAAGATGGCAGTACTACATGGGATCCAAGCAAATCTTATATTAAAGAAGCGGTTAAAGGTTCTCTAAAACGCTTAGGTATTGATCATATTGATCTTTATCAACTACATGGTGGAACAATTGATGACCCATTAGACGAAACAATTAGCGCATTTGATGAGTTGAAACAAGAAGGCGTTATTCGTGCTTATGGTATTTCTTCAATTCGTCCAAATGTCATTGATTATTATTTGAAACATAGCCAAATTGAAACAATTATGTCTCAATTTAATTTGATTGATAATCGTCCAGAATCATTATTGGATGCAATACACAACAATGATGTCAAAGTTCTTGCGAGAGGACCAGTGTTTAAAGGTTTATTAACTTCAAATAGTGTTAATGTGCTCGACAATAAATTCAAAGATGGTATCTTTGATTATTCCCATGATGAATTGGGCGAGACTATAGCTTCTATTAAAGAAATAGAAAGTAATTTGTCTGCTTTAACGTTTAATTACTTAACATCACATGATGTAATTGGTTCTATTATTGTTGGTGCAAGCAGTGTCGACCAATTAAAAGAAAATATTGATAACTATCATGCTAAAGTTAGTTTAGATCAAATCAAAACAGCTAGAGCTCGTGTTAAAAATTTAGAATATACTAACCATTTAGTTTAGAAGTTATTTTCAGTAATAAAATGTTATTCCATTCGCTTTATTCTATAGAAATGAATTAAACAGCAGTTTAAGGCTGGGTCATAACTCTATAATAAAAACAGTAGTATGTTAAATTTCTTCATAAAATCAACTTACTGCTGTTTTTCTATTTATATAATTCTAGATGATATACTTTCAGTTGGATGACTTACAACATCATATTTAAACTAAAACATCTTTTTATATTTTACTTCACTTTCCGTTTCCGCATTGTTTTCAATTATTTGCACACCCATCACATTTCCTTGTAGTACGAGCAGTTTAAATTTTTCACAAATATAATATAATGTACTGTCTGAAATTTGGTCTGCAGAAATATCGCCTAAAATATCCAGCACTGTAAATTCTTCAAAAACTGGTAGTTGTTCCGCATATCGTACACAAAGTCTTACCACACTCTCCGATTGACAGTTCATTACCATCCCACCTATTTATGCTTTATTTTTAAATAATTTAGGAAAACATCGTTCAAAAAATCTAGGCGCAATTTGATACATTTTCAACGCATGATGCATCCATTTAGGCCGATTAATTTCTAATCGTTTTGTTTTAATGCCATAAATGATATCTTCTGCAAGAGTGTCAGCATTTAGCATTATTTTACCCATCTTTTTAGCATACTTCATCGATGGATCAGCTTTTTGATGAAAAGGTGTATCAATCGGGCCAACATTAACCGTCATGATATGTAAGTTTGGTGACTCTAGCCTTAAAGCATTCATTAATGCATAAAAACCTGCTTTCGATGCCCCATAATGTGCAGCATTTGCTTGAGTAGTAAATGCTGCTTGGCTTGAAATACCTACAATATGAGCGTTAGTTGTTAAAAAAGGTCTCAAAATAGTATATAAAACATTAAAACTAATTAAATTAAGCTGATAAGTTTCAATCATTTCTGCAACACTATGTTCTGAAATAGATTTAAAATAACCTAAACCTGCACTATAAATGAAACCATCGAATGATGTATTATCTTCAAATTTCAGTGCCTGTATCGATTTCATATCATTTAAGTCACAAGGAATAACATTTATAGTTTTCCCGATTTCCTGTTCAAAGATTCTAGTTGCTTTATCAACATCACGTACCAACAATGTTACACGCACTTTATTAACAAGTAACTTACGGACGATAGATAAACCAAGTCCACTTGTTCCTCCAGTTACTATAAAATGTTGTCCTTTCATCTTCTGACCTTCCTTTTTACACAAACAATCAAATGAATCGCGATATATCGTTTTACTCAAACGAGACAAGTTGATTATCTTCCTTATTATATATACAATAATAAGGAAATATAACACACAAATCAAAAACTAAAGGGATGTGACGTTAATGAAACTCGTATTTTATGGAGCAGGAAATATGGCACAAGCTATATTTACAGGTATTATTAACTCAAGCAACTTAGATGCCAATGATATACATTTAACAAATAAATCAAATGAACAAGCCTTAAAAGCATTTGCCGAAAAACTAGGTGTTAACTATAGTTACGATGATGCAACATTATTGAAAGATGCTGATTATGTATTTTTGGGCACAAAACCTCATGACTTTGATACTTTAGCAACACGAATTAAACCTCATATTACTAAAGACAATTGTTTTATCTCGATTATGGCAGGTATTCCGATTGATTATATTAAACAGCAATTAGAATGTAAGAATCCAGTTGCTAGAATTATGCCCAATACTAATGCACAAGTTGGTCATTCAGTTACTGGTATTAGCTTTTCTAATAACTTTGATCCTAAGTCAAAAGATGAAATTAATGATTTAGTTAAAGCGTTTGGCTCAGTCATTGAAGTGTCAGAAGATCACTTACATCAAGTAACTGCCATTACAGGAAGCGGTCCAGCATTTTTATATCATGTATTCGAACAATATGTTAAAGCTGGGACTAAACTTGGACTAGAAAAAGAACAAGTCGAAGAATCCATACGCAACCTTATTATAGGTACAAGTAAGATGATTGAACGTTCAGATTTAAGTATGGCTCAATTAAGAAAGAATATAACTTCTAAAGGTGGAACGACACAAGCTGGACTAGATACTCTTTCACAATACGATTTAGTGTCAATTTTCGAAGATTGCCTAAATGCTGCAGTAGAACGAAGCATTGAATTATCAAATATCGAAGATTAATAAATAAACAAACCCGACGAACAAGTGTTATTTATGAAACATACTTGTATAGTCGGGTTATTTATTTGAATAAATTTGTTATTAAGTTTTAACACCAAAATAAAAATGAAACTAAATTTTAAAGCTATCAAAATCTTTTACAAAACTAAAATTTGGTGTAGCTTCACTTTGTATTAATGTTTGATAAATTTCATTAATATCTTCCATATTATAGCGATTGCTCAAATGTGTAATCAATGTTCGCTTTACATTTGCTTCTTTTATCAATGCAAATACATCTTCAATATGGCTATGATGATAGTTGTTGGCCAAATGCTTTTCACCATCTATATAAGTTGCTTCATGTACCATCACATCAGCATCTTGTGAAATCAATCGTTCATTAGCACACGGCTTTGTGTCACCAAATATCGCCACTATTGGCCCTTGCTTAGAAGCGCCTCGAAAATCTTGTGATTGATAAACTTGACCATTATGTTCAAATGTATCTTGTGATTTAACTTCTTGATACTTCGGACCCGGTTCAAGACCAATTTGCTTCAAAGCTTCAACATTGATTGTGCCTGTCGTTTCTGGTGAAACAACTCTATAACCATATGAAGGAATTCCATGGTTAAGTAGATGTGCTTCTACAGTAAAACCTTCATGATGATAAGTTAAATGCTCATCGATTTCAATATATGT
This is a stretch of genomic DNA from Staphylococcus roterodami. It encodes these proteins:
- a CDS encoding aldo/keto reductase; its protein translation is MQKNILKSGIAISELGLGCMSLGTDLKKAEQIIDYAVEHGITYFDTADMYDKGVNENVVGKALQKYQQRDDIVIGTKVGNRLTKDGSTTWDPSKSYIKEAVKGSLKRLGIDHIDLYQLHGGTIDDPLDETISAFDELKQEGVIRAYGISSIRPNVIDYYLKHSQIETIMSQFNLIDNRPESLLDAIHNNDVKVLARGPVFKGLLTSNSVNVLDNKFKDGIFDYSHDELGETIASIKEIESNLSALTFNYLTSHDVIGSIIVGASSVDQLKENIDNYHAKVSLDQIKTARARVKNLEYTNHLV
- a CDS encoding SDR family oxidoreductase → MKGQHFIVTGGTSGLGLSIVRKLLVNKVRVTLLVRDVDKATRIFEQEIGKTINVIPCDLNDMKSIQALKFEDNTSFDGFIYSAGLGYFKSISEHSVAEMIETYQLNLISFNVLYTILRPFLTTNAHIVGISSQAAFTTQANAAHYGASKAGFYALMNALRLESPNLHIMTVNVGPIDTPFHQKADPSMKYAKKMGKIMLNADTLAEDIIYGIKTKRLEINRPKWMHHALKMYQIAPRFFERCFPKLFKNKA
- the proC gene encoding pyrroline-5-carboxylate reductase translates to MKLVFYGAGNMAQAIFTGIINSSNLDANDIHLTNKSNEQALKAFAEKLGVNYSYDDATLLKDADYVFLGTKPHDFDTLATRIKPHITKDNCFISIMAGIPIDYIKQQLECKNPVARIMPNTNAQVGHSVTGISFSNNFDPKSKDEINDLVKAFGSVIEVSEDHLHQVTAITGSGPAFLYHVFEQYVKAGTKLGLEKEQVEESIRNLIIGTSKMIERSDLSMAQLRKNITSKGGTTQAGLDTLSQYDLVSIFEDCLNAAVERSIELSNIED
- the rnz gene encoding ribonuclease Z, producing the protein MEVTFFGTSAGLPTKERNTQAIALNLEPYSNSIWLFDVGEGTQHQILHHAIKLGKVTHIFITHMHGDHIFGLPGLLSSRSFQGGEQKPLTLVGPKGIKAYVEMSLKLSESHLNYPITYIEIDEHLTYHHEGFTVEAHLLNHGIPSYGYRVVSPETTGTINVEALKQIGLEPGPKYQEVKSQDTFEHNGQVYQSQDFRGASKQGPIVAIFGDTKPCANERLISQDADVMVHEATYIDGEKHLANNYHHSHIEDVFALIKEANVKRTLITHLSNRYNMEDINEIYQTLIQSEATPNFSFVKDFDSFKI